The window tcaatcatcatcattaattaaaatcaatgaaaatgtttctgAAATTGTGGAAAATCAAAacgtttcatcatcatcggataaACCGCCGATAAAATTGTTCCATgcaacaaatgaatggcGAGAAATTGGTGATGAAATTCTGCCCAAAGGACTACATGTTCGTATAAATTTGGAAACCGGTCGAAAAGAGGCTAAAATTTTAGATGATAACAATGCCGATGAAGTGGACATAAATTCACAGATAACAACCAAATATCAGATTGCAACAAAATCTTCGAAAGAAAAGATTAAATTAATGACCAATGATGAAGATCGATTCCTAAGAGATATTAACAAATTACAGATTGAGAAGAAACAAGATTCTGatggaaaaacaattaaattcAAGACTGTAAGAAATATCAGCGCTGAAAGTATCGAATCTGAAAGTGAAATTCTCAAATCTTTATTGTCACGATACAATCAAACGACgaatttggatgaaaaaatatcccTGTTAATCGACATTGAATATTTGGTGCATACAATCAATGTGGCTAAAGATTTCTATGATACCGAtggtttcatcattttgatgaaagaTTTAAATCGGACagattttaatcaattaaagATTGAAATTCTTGCCGTTTTCGGTGCAGCCATACAGGGTAACATGTATGTGAAGATGGCGTTgtcaaaacaacaagaatttctTACGAATATAATCTCATTTTTAGAAAATGTCGACAATTTAGATGTGGctagaaaatgttttttcgttATATCCACATATCTACGTAATTTTCCATCCGAACAGAGCAAATTTTTCCACAAAAATGATGGCAaacaattattgaaaaaattattcaacattGATCAACGTATTGCTGTTAAAATATCGGCATTTCTTTGCGATTTAAgtgaagaaattgaaaatccaaATCCGAAAGAATCAGCTTTTTATGAAACCATCAAATATGACGATTATATTGATTCACAGATTTGTCATGATATTGTTCATCTTTTGGCCGATGATGCTTTGATAGAAAAATCAGATGTTATTTTACTTCTCGAATCGATTCAAGGTTTGATTCCACGATGtcgaaatgaattcaattcatatgaTCGAAATTCATTCGTGAAAATTTTagataaatcaaatttttccaacaatgaattcattattgaaacaatggaaaatttattgaaatcattaaCATTAAAAGATGAATTATGATATTATGTGATTTGTTTTGTGATATTTTTctaattcaaataattaaatatgattattattcaattgcttattttgaaaatttttatctgattcgattcgaatgtcGAAATTGCTAAAAATGAACCATTTGGATTCAAGAATTTCGTgccaaaaatcatttcatttggagCAATAAATTGTTGAAGAAATTCAGCCtgttaatcatcaaatgattatttattttatccaAACAAATATCAGCCATTATAACTTACtctaaattcattttcattgatttgttcCAAACGAAATAATCGGGCATAACTATCTTCAGAACCTGAAATCAGCtgtaaataaaacaacaaaagataaatcagatgattgatgattgatcaaacaaTCGATACATACATAACCAATGTTTGTGGCGACATCCATACTTGTCACACATTTGATATGTGCCTGAATTTCTCCAAGTAATTGGCCATCTTTGATATTAACGATTTGTATCTGACCAGAAACGGTGCCGATTAGCAAAAGATTTTTATAAACTTGAATACAAGTCAATTTTGTGCTACAATTGTCAACAAACGAAATGTATAAACagtgaaaacagaaaaaaaaacatacttGGGATGAATATTGAATGCAGTGATTCTTGttaatgacaaatttttttcattcaatttccaaattgtaatttttgctaaattttcaaataaagcAAATTGCGATTGAccaatcgaaatgaatttatcaatCTGAGATGTAGTACTGGATTTTAAATcttgatgaaattctttttcaacaaaacaattgctgctgttgattgCAAACATTCGTATTCGATTCTGTGttacaaaacagaaaacatcTTTGCTTATCCTTtctattgaattgattgccAGCAAATCTTTTGTATCCACATCGTTAATATTatgatcaaacaacaatgtaCAGCCTGAATCTGTCGAATAAATCttgatgaagagaaaaatcgttcatcaataatcaatcaatttttcgatAAACTAACCTTTAATgttttcgatgataatgaaatcaaataaattttatccTGTAATCTTAACAATCGAAtctatttaaaaataaattaatctacaatttcaataataaaaatcaatttcaatcgcTAACTAACCATCTGAAGTGTATTGAATTTACCATTATTcgataaatcaatcattgatgattcaataacGTTTGCACCATTATCAATCGAAATTACGGACatttttcgatcatcatgTACGGCTAATTTGGTGTTTTTATCATCTTTACTTGATTCAATGGACAAATTATCGAAACAAGCAGATGTTGTTAATCGTATTATGATTGGATTCAATTGAgaatacattttttcttcaaatcaatattgattgattgattgattgattgattttataatCACCGTTTGAACCaatgaattatgatgatgataataatgaaaaaaaatgtttttgttgttccaaaTGCACACCAAATGGTTTCCAAAGTAACCAAGTAATATTCCACTAGGTAGTAGTGCACGCATCAAACGAAGaattgttcaattcaatttaatgattTAGTTCATGGTTTTCGATAATTATAAcgacaataaataaaataaactatatatttcaaattaatgattatcaCGTTAATATCCaattgaagaaaagaaatcattAATCGTTAATGTTTTTActatttttggattttgttgtcgttgttgtcaacCAACTTAATAGATAGCCATGAAGAATGAATGTTCGATTCAAGTGACATTTTATATTTcgatttcaataaattctatCCATGAATTGAAACACAATGaccaatattgatgaaaatcaagttcgaaaatatttgaatgaaaattacaattttagCCGTGATTGGTTTATTGAAAATGCTAACGGTGACATTATTCGTGAATGGTTCAATtgtcgaaaaaaatccagcAATATTTCCGAAAaagatgaacaaacaaataatggtAATCGATGgcttatgaaaaatttatcaattctttcgaatcaattatcaacatcGAACACAAGTGAACAACAagatcaaaattcaatcacaAAAGAATTACTTGATAATATTTTGGATAGAAATTTTCGAAAATCAGGtgattttcaattccatTCCAAACCATTGTATAAAtgttctgttgttttttttgcagctAATTCGGAAAAAATTCGTGTAACAACAAGTGAAAAACGACGAAAACTTGTTGGATTATCGGAAGAACAACTTTTGGTGGAATTAATTATtgatatcatcaatgaattggATGTGGATATTTTATGTCATAAAATATTGACAAATGTTTCCGTATTGATCAATTGTGATCGTGCATCATTGTTTCTGGCTAAAGGAAATCGTAAAAATCGTTATTTGGTtgcaaaattatttgatgtcACACCTGATTCTCAACTACAAGACGCCTTGGTTGTTtctgacaataataattataataataataataacaacagtGGTGGTCGTCCAAAAGTCCCACCTATTCCATTTGgtatgaatttgaaatttgatttactCCAcgtctaatttttttctgttctcaATAGGAACTGGAATCGTTGGACATGTTGCAAAGACAAAGGAAAGTGTCAACATTAAGAATGTCTATCAAGATTCACGTTTTCATAAAGAAATTGATATTCGAACTGGTTATCATACAAAATCTTTGGTAAATCAATTGTGAAATGACAATGTTATAAATTTACAATGTTTCACATTTACCTAATCTAGATCTGTCAACCAATTGTCAATTCAAGTGGTGATGTAATTGGTGTTGCAGAATGTGTCAATAAACTTTCCGATGAATCTTGTTTTactgaaaatgatgaaaaggtAAAGTTCACTGTCTGTgtattgatttcattttattttatgattCGTTTTTTGCAGATTTTTCGAAAATATCTGACATTTTGTGGATTTAGCATACAGAATGCACAACTTTTTCAGCTATCAATTCTTGAATACAAACGTTATCAGGTaatgaaatgtaaaatttcattgtaaatttatatatcttctctttcttttttcaattaagcTATTGTTGAACATTGCAAAAGTTATATTCGAAGATACAACCAATTTAGAAACAATGGTCAAGAAAATTatagaaaaaaccaaaacactTCTTGATATAGATAAATGTCGTGTCTATATCATGTCTAGGCAACAAATCTCGGacgatcataataatgaaataaaggTGAATATggatttaaaaaatgaaaaaaactaattaaaatttttcaattagaaTATGTTTGAAGCCATTTTTGAATTGGATAGTGATACTAATCAAGTCGAATTGATTAggtatgtgaaaaaattcattttatcaattttaatcaaaaatttttttttctgaatagaattgaagaaaatgacaaCGGATCGGATGTTCCATCATATTACGCTCAACAGGCAGCTGTTAATAGAAAAGTATGTTTTATTCCATTTATtccattctttttattcattttaatccaatcaattcaatagactttgaattctgatgaattattattattggaaccAGTGGTTGACAGTGTAAATATAGTTTTTATAGGTTTCAAgcgaaaactttttttttaaaaaaaaccggactatcgtttatttttctctggAAAACAGAATCTCTCCATCTTATCGGTACCgattttcaacaatgaaaacaaactttTAGGCATAGCtcaattgatcaaaacaGAATCAAAAGTATTCACTGATGCTGAAACTGGTGTTATCGAAGCATTTTCCATATTTTGTGGTTTAGGTTTACAAAGTTGTTTAATTTATGAGGAggcaatcaaattgaatgcacaacaacaaatttcattggaaatatTAGCCTATCATGCATCGGCCAATGAAGAAGAGGCCACATTATTCatggtatgtgtgtgtgtgtgcattgtttatttatgtgattcgaaaataataatttacatttttaatctccagaataataaaattccattggtaaatgtttatcatttggatagttttgattttgatgatatcgaaatgaatgatgatgaaaccgTTGCTGCatttattcgaatttttatggaattaaattttttggaaacattcaaaatatcTTATAAAGTACTTTGCCGATGGATATTGActgtaagaaaaaattatcgtcGCGTCATCTATCATAATTGGCGTCATGCATTGAATGTGGCACAAACaatgtttgtcatcattgaggtaattttttttttgccaagtACAGAaggatttttatttacaggaaaaatttccaaaattcataatgataGAAATgcaaattgaaagaaattctCAACCAAAAAGAACGATTTGCATTGATTGTTGCTTCAATTTGTCATGATCTGGATCATCGTGGtttgaataattcatttcaagCAAAGTAAGGCatagataaaatttttttttttttagttattaattttaaattttttttttatttcgtagAACAAGTCATCCattgacaaaaatttatAGCACTAGTTATatggaaaatcatcatttcaattgtacaatgttgattttaaatttagaGGTATGAACAGAAAACattgtttggtttttctaatgaatttcttttttttttattatccaaAAGGGTAATAATATTTTGGAAAACGTCAGCAGCACTGATCGAGaagaaattatcaaaataatagAACAATGCATATTATCCACTGATTTGGCTGAATATATTCGGTAATTGAGTTGTGGTGATGgtcaaaaaacaattaatccTTATTCATATTAAATTgtaggaaaaacaaaaaatttgccgATCTTATTCAATCAGCCAAAAtggatttgaatgatttgaaaaataaagaacTTTTACGTGATATGCTTATGACAGCTTGTGACTTGTCAGCCATCTGTAAACCGTGGCCTATTCAAAAACGAATCGCTAGTCTTGTTGCCGATGAATTCTATCTACAAGGTGATCTTGAAACTCGTCTAAATCTAAATCCATTACCCATAATGGATCGTAAACAGAAAGCCAATTTACCACAAGGGTAATATTTTTTGcacaattttaattaattgaacTAATTCATCAGTTTATTTTGCAGACAAGTTGGTTTCATCGACAATATCTGTCTTCCACTATATCAAGTTagttttattcaattgttttatcTGAAAACTttggacaaaaaaatgaaatttctcTTTAGATTTTATCAGAATTCCGTCCGAGATTGAAACCACTTTATGATGGTTGCCTAGCTAATCGTAAAATGTGGCaagaattgatgaatgaaaatggcaTCAATTAGATGAAATTGTTGAGCAATCACCAAATCCGCCACCACCTGGAGTTTCTAAATGAAACACATCTCCTTCATTCACTTTGATAGTATTTTTAGCGCCCAAATTGACGATAGTTCCATCGCGTTTTTGGAGTAAATTTTTACCACGTTTGCCATTTTTGCCAcctgaaaaattttcaaacaaaaaatcactaATATTGCtgaaaatttcgatttattaaaatttacCTTTGATTCCATATGGACTAAAAACTCGTCGTTCAGTCAGCACGGAAagtgttaatttttttcgaaacaaaAGTTCACGAATAATTCCATTTCCACCCGAATTCAAACCTGTTCCTCCAGTATTATAATTGATAGtaaatgttttcaaaattacTGGATAACgtttttcaagaatttctaCATCAGTCATTCTTGTATTGGTCATATGAGAATGGACACCACTTCTTCCCACACAATTAGCCGTAGCACCTGCACCACCGGCAACTGTTTCATAATAAGAGATATTCGAATCACCAAATGTTATATTGTTCATACATCCTTGTGATGCGGCACAAACATCGAAAGCTTTGAAAATAACATCTGTTATTCTTTGGGAAGTCAATACATTACCACCAACTACAGCTGAATCTAAGCCCGGAGATATTAGCGAATGTTTTGGAAAGATAATCTTGATTGCCGATAAGATTCCATGATTCAATGGTATATTATGACCAATCATACATCGCAAACAATAAATAACAGCCGAATATGTAATTGATTCGGGAGCATTCCAATTTCCATGTACTTGTTGACTGGTTCCAGTGAAATCGAAAATACTTTCACCGGTTTTCGagttgattttaatttttaattcaataatcGAACCATCATCCATCATATCGTTGGCAATGAGtacatttgtatttttttcgatagcaatttttttcattaaatctCTTACTTCTAATTCAGCATTCTGTTGTATATGATGCATATAAGCCAATACCACTTTCAACCCATACATATCGATCAATTCATTAACCAATTTCAATCCTTTGTTATTGGCAGCTATTTGAGCTTTCAAATCGcttatattatcattcaatgctCGAGTTCCACTACAACCAGGAAATTCTTTAGGTTTCATTAGCTGAGCAATTAGTGCCTCTTCTTGAAAGATGTTTTTTGAAaccaatttgaatgatttaaattgTGCTCCTTCTTCAGTCAAGTGTGTAGAATTCGATGGCATTGAACCGGGTGTTAGACCTCCGATATCAGCATGATGACCTCGACTTGCTAGAAAAAATAACGGTTTCGTTTCATTATGAAATACTGGAGTGACCACCGTTAAATCGGGTAAATGTGTGCCACCTTCAGATGGATGATTGGTGAGGTAAACATCTCCTGGATTCATAtcttcaatattttcatacaAATATTCCACAACTTTACCCATAGAACCAAGATGAACAGGTATATGTGGAGCATTTGAAACTAGATAACCTTTTGCACTGAATATTGCACAAGAAAAATCCAACCGTTCTTTGATATTCGTAGAAATGGCAGTATGTTTCAAAGCCGAACCCATTTGTTCGGCTATTCCCATAAAGATATGGGAAAATAAACTTAGATAAATCGGATCAAGCTCTGTTGTCAATGAAAGTGATGAATCGGTTTTTACATTGATAAgaatattattttgtttcgtaACTTGAGCATCACATAATGGTTCAATAAGAATTGTactatttgattcaattataatGGCCGGTCCATTGATGCAATTACCGTATTTGAGATCATCAAAACGATAAATCGGTGTATCTTGATAGCcgatattttcaaaataacaTTTTGTTATTGTAACTGGCTTCGGTAAttcttttatcattttctgATCCTGTTTAATGGGCAAATatgtttcatcaataaatccAATTGAACGGATACgaatatcatcaatcaatatcaatcgatttgGAATAACAAAACCAAATTCTCGTTCATATTGTTCAATAAATGCATCACGAAAATTGTCT of the Dermatophagoides farinae isolate YC_2012a chromosome 1, ASM2471394v1, whole genome shotgun sequence genome contains:
- the Sil1 gene encoding sil1 nucleotide exchange factor; this encodes MHSIIFIIITDLCLFCFSFYPHVYGSQNQSSSLIKINENVSEIVENQNVSSSSDKPPIKLFHATNEWREIGDEILPKGLHVRINLETGRKEAKILDDNNADEVDINSQITTKYQIATKSSKEKIKLMTNDEDRFLRDINKLQIEKKQDSDGKTIKFKTVRNISAESIESESEILKSLLSRYNQTTNLDEKISLLIDIEYLVHTINVAKDFYDTDGFIILMKDLNRTDFNQLKIEILAVFGAAIQGNMYVKMALSKQQEFLTNIISFLENVDNLDVARKCFFVISTYLRNFPSEQSKFFHKNDGKQLLKKLFNIDQRIAVKISAFLCDLSEEIENPNPKESAFYETIKYDDYIDSQICHDIVHLLADDALIEKSDVILLLESIQGLIPRCRNEFNSYDRNSFVKILDKSNFSNNEFIIETMENLLKSLTLKDEL
- the LOC124492347 gene encoding LOW QUALITY PROTEIN: 5-oxoprolinase (The sequence of the model RefSeq protein was modified relative to this genomic sequence to represent the inferred CDS: deleted 1 base in 1 codon) translates to MFRIAIDRGGTFTDVFAIGPDKRIVTLKLLSSNPSQYRDAPFEAIKRILKQYNNQSVDQHDNIDSIRMGTTVATNALLEHKGERVAIVLTKGFRDIFQIGYQNRENIFELDLADPFLLYEKVVEVDERIIMFNEQCEITRNNMPFVDAITGEKIGILKRVCLDDVRRDLKQIYESGIRSLAIAFVHSYLYPEHELIVEKIAKEIGFTHVSLSHRIMKMIRYVPRGMTSITDAYLTPHIQAYIDSFMANFEGNFDQKKLLFMQSDGGLTNVSNFSGCRSILSGPAGGVVGYALTTVNDIGIEKPIIGFDMGGTSTDVSRYNGKLEHKFESKIADVIIQYPQLDIHTVAAGGGSRLYFRNGLFVVGPESSGSYPGPICYRNNGYLSVTDANLCLGRLLPDHFPKIFGPDKNQGLDIEAVVKEFTNLSTKVNEFCRNNGRKEMTIEDIALGFIMVANETMCRPIRSITQGKGYDIKNHVLTCFGGAGGQHACAIARSLGIEKIFIHKYSGILSAYGIALADIVHEETMPCSMEYQSSNLEKINSIILKLTKKCENVLTEKGFNQQHIRYEVYLNLRYEKTDFSLMVTSKDDKNKIVLCTEDNFRDAFIEQYEREFGFVIPNRLILIDDIRIRSIGFIDETYLPIKQDQKMIKELPKPVTITKCYFENIGYQDTPIYRFDDLKYGNCINGPAIIIESNSTILIEPLCDAQVTKQNNILINVKTDSSLSLTTELDPIYLSLFSHIFMGIAEQMGSALKHTAISTNIKERLDFSCAIFSAKGYLVSNAPHIPVHLGSMGKVVEYLYENIEDMNPGDVYLTNHPSEGGTHLPDLTVVTPVFHNETKPLFFLASRGHHADIGGLTPGSMPSNSTHLTEEGAQFKSFKLVSKNIFQEEALIAQLMKPKEFPGCSGTRALNDNISDLKAQIAANNKGLKLVNELIDMYGLKVVLAYMHHIQQNAELEVRDLMKKIAIEKNTNVLIANDMMDDGSIIELKIKINSKTGESIFDFTGTSQQVHGNWNAPESITYSAVIYCLRCMIGHNIPLNHGILSAIKIIFPKHSLISPGLDSAVVGGNVLTSQRITDVIFKAFDVCAASQGCMNNITFGDSNISYYETVAGGAGATANCVGRSGVHSHMTNTRMTDVEILEKRYPVILKTFTINYNTGGTGLNSGGNGIIRELLFRKKLTLSVLTERRVFSPYGIKGGKNGKRGKNLLQKRDGTIVNLGAKNTIKVNEGDVFHLETPGGGGFGDCSTISSN
- the LOC124492351 gene encoding cGMP-specific 3',5'-cyclic phosphodiesterase; the protein is MTNIDENQVRKYLNENYNFSRDWFIENANGDIIREWFNCRKKSSNISEKDEQTNNGNRWLMKNLSILSNQLSTSNTSEQQDQNSITKELLDNILDRNFRKSANSEKIRVTTSEKRRKLVGLSEEQLLVELIIDIINELDVDILCHKILTNVSVLINCDRASLFLAKGNRKNRYLVAKLFDVTPDSQLQDALVVSDNNNYNNNNNNSGGRPKVPPIPFGTGIVGHVAKTKESVNIKNVYQDSRFHKEIDIRTGYHTKSLICQPIVNSSGDVIGVAECVNKLSDESCFTENDEKIFRKYLTFCGFSIQNAQLFQLSILEYKRYQLLLNIAKVIFEDTTNLETMVKKIIEKTKTLLDIDKCRVYIMSRQQISDDHNNEIKNMFEAIFELDSDTNQVELIRIEENDNGSDVPSYYAQQAAVNRKTLNSDELLLLEPVVDSNLSILSVPIFNNENKLLGIAQLIKTESKVFTDAETGVIEAFSIFCGLGLQSCLIYEEAIKLNAQQQISLEILAYHASANEEEATLFMNNKIPLVNVYHLDSFDFDDIEMNDDETVAAFIRIFMELNFLETFKISYKVLCRWILTVRKNYRRVIYHNWRHALNVAQTMFVIIEKCKLKEILNQKERFALIVASICHDLDHRGLNNSFQAKTSHPLTKIYSTSYMENHHFNCTMLILNLEGNNILENVSSTDREEIIKIIEQCILSTDLAEYIRKNKKFADLIQSAKMDLNDLKNKELLRDMLMTACDLSAICKPWPIQKRIASLVADEFYLQGDLETRLNLNPLPIMDRKQKANLPQGQVGFIDNICLPLYQILSEFRPRLKPLYDGCLANRKMWQELMNENGIN
- the LOC124492354 gene encoding WD repeat domain 54; its protein translation is MYSQLNPIIIRLTTSACFDNLSIESSKDDKNTKLAVHDDRKMSVISIDNGANVIESSMIDLSNNGKFNTLQMIRLLRLQDKIYLISLSSKTLKIYSTDSGCTLLFDHNINDVDTKDLLAINSIERISKDVFCFVTQNRIRMFAINSSNCFVEKEFHQDLKSSTTSQIDKFISIGQSQFALFENLAKITIWKLNEKNLSLTRITAFNIHPNTKLTCIQVYKNLLLIGTVSGQIQIVNIKDGQLLGEIQAHIKCVTSMDVATNIGYLISGSEDSYARLFRLEQINENEFRAEFLQQFIAPNEMIFGTKFLNPNGSFLAISTFESNQIKIFKISN